The genomic region GGCTTGGGGAACCCCAATTCCCAAGACGCCGCGAGAGGTACACGCCGCTCCCGGCCCGATGCCGACGAGGACGCCGGAAGCTCCAGCTTTCATTAAGTTAAGGGCGACTTCATAGGTGACGCAGTTGCCCAAAATCACCGGAACGGGCATATCTTGGCAGAATTTGCCTAAATCGAGGGGATCGACCGATTCTGGAGAGAGGTGGGCTGTCGAAACCACCGTCGCTTGCACGAAAAATAAATCCGCTCCGGCTTTGGCGACCGCCGACCCGTATTGAATCGCTCCAGCCGGGGTGGCACTGACCGCAGCAATGGCGCCTTGGCTTTTAATTTCGTGAATGCGCTTTTCGATTAACTCCGGCTTAATCGGTTCGGCGTAGAGTTCTTGCATCAGGGTGACAAACTCTTCTTTGCTCACCGAGGCAATGCGATCGAGAACCGGGTCGGGATCGGCGTAGCGGGTTTGAATGCCTTCGAGATTGAGTACCCCCAGGGCGCCCAGTTGCGAGAGTCGAACCGCCATGCGGACGTCAACGACACCATCCATCGCACTGGCGATGATGGGAATTTCCCGGCGGATACCGCCAATTTCCCAGGTCGTTTCTGCCAACGCCGGATCGAGGGTTCGGTTGCCGGGAACCAGGGCAATTTCATCAATTCCGTATGCTCTGCGAGCTGTTTTGCCCCGACCAATTTGAATATCCACTGCTTCTACTCGCTTTCCCAAGACTATTTAAGCTAGACTATCAAATTTGCAACAAAATTGCCGGGAAGGCAAATAGAGTTGGAGAACACGGCGGGGAGACGGACGGCTAAAATTAGACCCACCAAGGATTTGAGCGCCGCCAAGCGGCGATCGCCCCCGCTCGGGTCGAGAAAGCGGAGCGGGGGCGATCGCCAAAGATGCCAAGAGTTGCAACCTGGAAAACTGGCTATTTTCCCTATATCCGTATTATCTCGGGGATTTTGAGCAATTTCACCGATTCGGTAAACTTGGGTGCTTACACTGAGGCGATCGCCGTCTCCTTTACCTTATCTTTAAAAAAGGTCGGCTCATATTTCACGAAAACTTCATGCCCGTCTGCGAGGAAATCGAGTATGTCTACCATGACCTGCCAGTCTTCAAACCCACTCGTTGCATCATTCAACGAGCGAGACACTCAAGCCCTCGAAGCAATGTTTGCCGAATGTGACGGGCGCGAAATTGGAGAAATTGAAGACTTCCTACACCGTTACGTCGCTCCTCGCCACAAAGCCTTTACCGAAACGGTCAAGCCTTAGCAATAAGGCCAAATCACCTAGGGCGACAGGGCATTCAGAGGAGTCGGACGCTATCACTTGCACGATTCGTGCAGGTTAATTCAGGGGAGAGGATCGAGTCAGCCTCGGTCGAGATCGAAGGCTGTAACGTGCCAGAGCCATAATCGCGGCAACTGAAGAATATCGACGCCCCGGTAAAGCGTCATTTACCGAGGCGTCGAGTTGTAAGTTTCGATCGCCGAAGGGATGCGGACAGACGCCTCAACTGAGGACGGGGTGTCCGCATCCCTTCGTTTGCCCGATCCTCGCAGCAGGGACTTCTGCTATATTAAGGAATTGCAATCTGTCCGAAGCGATCGGCCAAGTGGGTTGAGCAATATGGTTCGGACCACCTCAGAGAAGAGGGACGAAGA from Oxynema aestuarii AP17 harbors:
- a CDS encoding GuaB3 family IMP dehydrogenase-related protein, producing the protein MDIQIGRGKTARRAYGIDEIALVPGNRTLDPALAETTWEIGGIRREIPIIASAMDGVVDVRMAVRLSQLGALGVLNLEGIQTRYADPDPVLDRIASVSKEEFVTLMQELYAEPIKPELIEKRIHEIKSQGAIAAVSATPAGAIQYGSAVAKAGADLFFVQATVVSTAHLSPESVDPLDLGKFCQDMPVPVILGNCVTYEVALNLMKAGASGVLVGIGPGAACTSRGVLGIGVPQATAVADCAAAREDFHRETGRYVPVIADGGLITGGDICKCIASGADGVMIGSPFARAAEAPGRGYHWGMATPSPVLPRGTRIRVGTTGTLEEILRGPARLDDGTHNLLGALKTSMGTLGAKNLREMQQVEVAIAPSLLTEGKVYQKAQQLGMGK